One Vicia villosa cultivar HV-30 ecotype Madison, WI linkage group LG5, Vvil1.0, whole genome shotgun sequence genomic window, TCACTGAAGATGGTCTGGTGAGTCGTTCATCTGAATTTGAAGCTGCAATACAAAATGGAGAAAGACCTTTATTAAGGGTCCTATGCGATAAAAAGTCTCAGGAATCAAAGTAAGTTCTGTCCACGAAGCGCAACATTGTTCTATGCTCTTTGCATTCAATTGTCAGCCTAACGTTTTGGCCATGGCTCTTGCAAATGTTGAGTGCTTTTTATTGTTATGGCAGATCTGCGGAGGAAAGGGAAACATGGGGATTTTTGAAGGTTATGTTTGAAGATGATGGAACCGCAAGAACAAAACTTCTCACACACCTTGGTTTTGAAGTACCTAGTGAAGCAAAAGACACAGCTAATGATGAACTTTCCCAGGAAGTAAATGCTCTTGGACTTGAGGACACAGCTGTTAATAATGCAGGACACGTGGCTACTAATGAAACCACTATTTTCTCTTCTGACAATGGGGAGGATTTCTTCAACAATCTTCCCAGTCCTAAAGCTGATACTCCTCCTTCTACAGCTGTTAGCAACTTTGTTGTTGCAGATAATGCAAATGGTTCAGAGAAAATTGAAGATGATGACGTGGAAGTGGAAGAGAGCAGCGATCCTTCATTTGATGACCTTGTTCAGCGTGCTTTAGTCGTTGGGGACTATAAGGGGGCAGTTTCTCAATGCATATCTGCTAATAAATGGGCTGATGCTTTAGTTATTGCTCATGTCGGTAGTACCTCCTTGTGGGAAAGTACACGGGATCAATACCTTAAGAAGAACCGATCGCCATACTTAAAGGTAGTTGATATTTACATCATACAATCTATTTGAATTTCATATCCAACATAAATTATGTCAAATTTCCACCCACatcttataatttatttaaatttcataTCCAACAAATGTTCTGTCAAATTCCTACCAgagatttatttttgtaaatccCTTTCATGTGTTCATTTCCATATTCAGGTTGTATCAGCGATGGTGAGCAATGATCTCTTGAGCCTTGTGAACACTAGGCCTCTAAAATTCTGGAAAGAAACCCTTGCTCTTCTTTGCAGTGTAAGTCTCATTGGTCTTTGCTGCTGGTCTTACTGTGTTTTTCAGTTATTTTTAAGCACGGTCATCGTTTTTAATCTTCCTATAATTCTTATATTGATTAAAAGGgatgctttatgtggatgatttaTCTTCTGTTTTGTATTTTGATTGGATAAACTTCCAAAACTAGAATTTGTTGTAGTATAAGCTATGAACGCCTCAATGGGACATCAATTTTGATGACCGGATAATTTTATAGTACACTGGTATAATTCTCGTCATCACATATTAACAGTTTGCTCAGAGAGATGAATGGACTATGCTTTGTGACACACTTGCTTCAAAACTCATGGGGGCTGGCAATACATTAGCTGCAACTCTTTGTTATATATGTGCTGGAAATATTGATAAAACAGTTGAAATTTGGTCGAGGAGTCTGTCAGATGAGCACGAGGGGAAATCTTATGTTGACCTTCTTCAGGTAAGATTGACACTCTTATTTGTACTTGTAAATATGTGTATGTGTAATATAAATCCCACCCTTACCAATAATACAGCTTGACAACTGACGATTATATATTTTTAGGATTTGATGGAAAAAACTATTGTTCTTGCCTTGGCAACTGGGCAGAAGCGGTTTAGTGCCTCTCTGTGCAAGCTTGTTGAGAAATATGCTGAAATTTTAGCAAGTCAAGGGTTGCTGACCACAGCAATGGAGTATCTAAAACTTTTGGGTTCTGAAGAACTTTCAACTGAACTTGTGATTTTGAAGGACCGAATTGCACTGTCTACAGAGCCTGGTAAAATTTTTCTTGGATATCTATACGGCATGTCGACATGGTTACAATAATACAGGAAAATGATAAAGATAGAAATAGAATGCTATTTATTAGAAAGTGACTCTTCCAATGCCACTTGTTGTTGATGAACGCTTCAATTACTAGCgtttttgtattttattctaATGAAATTGCATTACCATTTTAATTAAGTAGTGAACATTAATGCATAGTTATATTTTGCTGTTATCACACATGTAACATTATACACCTAGCCATATTTCCTTTTGGTTTTTATGAAGGGAGGGTTgctaaaaaactaaaaataaatatctATATATTGCCgttttttagaaaatttaattACTCAAGTGATTACTTATTAACCATTCTTTGATAATTGTAAATAACTAGTGGAGTAGTTAATGGTTCATAAACCTGAGTAATTTTGGTTTTCATTTGGTGGAGGAACATGATTATTTTGATATTAAAGACTCTCAATTGGAGAAGTCTATGTTCATGGTTTTGTTAGTTAGTTAATGATCATTTTTGTTATGACTTCAGCTGTCTagtatttcctttattgtttgATGTTTGAAGCCTTCTGCACACCTGTATTCTcttcactttttcacttttctattttttattgcaGAGAAAGACTTAAAAACCACTGCTTTTGAAAATTCTCAATCTCAAAGTGGATCCTTTTATGCGGCGGATAATTCCaattataatatcaattattacCAGGTAGTTACTTTAACTTTGTTCTTTGGCATTTTCTTTTGGTGCAAAGCACAGTGTCTCTGCAATTTGAAACCATTTCTTTGAATGTCTGTTGGTCAGGATTCCGTATCCCCTCAAGTGCCGCATGGTGTTTCTGGAGTTCAATATCCTGCAAGCTATCCACAGCAATTTGATCCTAGATATGGGAGTGGCTACGGTGCTCCTGCTCCACACCAGCAACCCCAACAACCCAATTTGTTTGTTCCATCACAGGCTACTCAGGTTCCCCAACCTCCCCAGGTACATTATCATATATATATGTCATAAAGAAGGAACAAATGTTGCACATGTGGGTGATATTTATAGGGCTGTGCTCTGGTCAAGGAGTTTGATTGAGTTTGCACCCTTAGGTTTGATGTGAAAACAGAATGTGGATCTGCATACTGTTCATTGTTAACTTTCATTAACTACTcatgaaaaacattaaaaattgtGAGCAAAGGCCAAATTTCATCCCATGcatatttttctcttttaaaaatTCTGACCAAATTAGTTCTGAAGTGAATGTATATCCAGAGTATGAAAGTTGCCTCCGTAATTGCATTTATACTTATTGTTGAGATGATTGCGATCAATGAGGACTAGTTTAATATGAAGCACTTTCCCACTCGGCCACTCTTCTGGTCAATCTATTGCTGACGTCTGAAATCCACCATGTGTAGCATATATTTAGTGTCCGCTTTGACTATGAATGGTTGTTTTTGAAGTGGAAAAATGTTAATTTGGGATTTAAGTGCAAACTCAAACAGTGGCATTTATATCGTTTATATACAACAAGTACATTTGAAATTTCTTATCTGCTATGAGACATGTATATAATACTTGGTATGGagtatttttcctttatttttcttgtttgaaGACACAATGGGAGAAAGCTTATGCACTGGCTCACTCTTATGACTATCATTTAGCGAGCTTGAGTAGCGATTTCTCCatgtatacaaaatatatattatgctttaattttatattttaaatacttttataaCAGTTGGTTCAAGTGATTTGGATGTTATATTCTTGAACaaaatttgaatttgttattgatGATTTTCCCTTATTGCTTCTAATCTTCAATTCTTTCTTTCCCGTAGCTGAACTTCTCAAATACTGCTGTGGCACCAGCTCCTGTGAGAACTTTTGATCCTCAAACTCCTCCTGTGCTTAAAAATGTGGAGCTATATCAGCAGCCCACATTGGGTTCTCAATTGTATAATGTCAGTTAATCCttgcattcaaattcaattttaacaATATATTTCTACTACTTGCGTGTTATAAAATGGCTTTCTATATTTCAGACAAACAACAATCCACCATTCCAGCCTACCAATCCACCTTACCAGCCTACGCCTACCAATCCACCTTACCAGCCTACGCCTCCTGCTCCATCACAAATGAACTTGGGTCATGGCCACAACGTACCACCACAAGTTTTGGCACCTACCTCGAATCCAATGGGGTTCATGCCAATCCCTAGTCCTGCTGGCGTTCAAAGACCTGGTGTGGGATCAATTCAGCCTCCCAGTCCCCCGCAACCGCAATCTGTGCAACCTGCTGCTGCACCGGCGGCTCCACCACCTACAGTGCAGACTGCTGATACTTCAAAAGTACCTggtaatatttcttttattttttcagtgACTGGATTTTTCTTTGAATGAAAATACCAACTAAATGTACTGGCGTTTACTTTATGAGTCAGAAAGCATTAGTCTTGAACAATGATATGTATTTCAGTTATCACGCGTTCCTTGTCCTATTCTATTTTGGTCTTAACTCTTGCTTTTACTATGTCAGCAAACCAAATGCCTATTGTCACAACATTGACGAGACTTTTCAATGAGACATCGGAAGCACTCGGAGGTTCACGTGCAAACCCAGCAAAGAGGCGGGAAATAGAAGACAACTCAAAGAGACTTGGTGGGTTGTTTGCAAAGTTGAACAGTGGGGACATCTCCAAAAATGCTTCTGATAAGCTCCTTCAGCTTTGTCAAGCGTTAGACAATGGTGATTTTGGTACTGCCCTTCAAATTCAGGTAAGTCAATTGAATTGCAAATTCTGTATCGTACTCCTAACCATGCATCAAACTTACATTTTAATTGCTTTACTTCGTGTTGCAGGTTCTTCTCACTACTACTGAATGGGATGAATGTCAGTCCTGGTTAGGTTCACTGAAACGTATGATCAAGACTAGGCAGAGTGTCAGATTAAGCTAAAAAGTTGAAGATTTTGttttttggtgattttggagAATTTTCATGTGATTAGTAACTTGCAGTAGTGATTGCTGATACTCTCTCCATCGTCCACAACAAGACTACTGCCTCTAGCAGTGTACAGCTTTCACATTGACTGTTATTAAAAGCTGTTGCTCAAAGTAGTGTTCAGGAAATGATTCGAAACTGTTTACGACCAATATTTGTAATAGAAGtgttttctctgtttgtttacTCTAAAATTTCAGATGGTTTTTTCCTCACCACACCCCTCTGGTACCAGTGGTGATGCTCCAAGCTGTTCTAGTGTCAGTTATAGATTgatatttccttttctttgaaagatttttttttgtatcCCAATAGTCATAAAGTATTGATTTAATTGCCGAACAATTGAATAGTGTATTTAATCGTCAATCATTTAAATGCTCGAAGTTGGACAAGTATGTGATATAGATATAGGGACTAATAAAAATAAAGTAGAGCCAAACCGAATTATAGAATGAAATTGAACTATAGTTAAATAAACTGAACCTTTCCTTAGTTAATGAAACATCACTTACACTTCGCAAATAGTTCTTTAATCAAATCGAACTGCACTGCAGTTAGCTGAATTCAAATCTTAGTAGACTGACTGAAGAACGCAACCCTCAAATCAGCCAAAAACCCTAAACTTTCAAATCACATCTTATTTTAGAATCAAACCTAGAAGAGCAAacgtaaatttatttatttattttaatatgcaATAATTGAATTGAGTAGAAAGTTGTGAAACCACTTGTTTAAtaacttttttcttttgtttccttTGATACATCAGGTGGAATTATATGAAGtgaatttttttcaatatgtTACATCTCTAAATTCATTTGAATCTTACAAACTGAGGTGTACTTGATTTGAGTGGTACGTATAGTATACATATATGGTCTCACATGATGTTCTCTCACTCCACTTAATGAAGATATTAGACACAAAGATACAATAACAACAGAGCTTTATCTTATTACTCACTCCACTTAATGAAGATATTAGACACAAAGATACAATAAAAAcagggttatatatatatatatatatatatatatatatatatatatatatatatatatatatatatatatatatatatatatatatata contains:
- the LOC131601651 gene encoding protein transport protein SEC31 homolog B, yielding MACIKGVNRSASVALAPDAPYLAAGTMAGAVDLSFSSSANLEIFKLDFQSDDPELPLVAEYPSSDRFNRLSWGRNGSSSEEFSLGLVAGGLVDGNIDLWNPLTMIRSEATENSLVGHLVRHKGPVRGLEFNTIAPNLLASGAEDGEICIWDLANPSEPTHFPPLKGSGSASQGEVSFLSWNSKVQHILASTSYNGTTVVWDLKKQKPVISFADSVRRRCSALQWNPEVITQLVVASDEDGSPSLRLWDMRNVMTPIREFVGHTRGVIAMSWCPNDSSYLLTCGKDSRTICWDTTTGEIAYELPAGTNWNFDVHWYSKIPGVISASSFDGKIGIYNIKGCRQDASGESDSGAVPLRAPKWYKRPTGVSFGFGGKLVSFHPGASAGASEVYVHNMVTEDGLVSRSSEFEAAIQNGERPLLRVLCDKKSQESKSAEERETWGFLKVMFEDDGTARTKLLTHLGFEVPSEAKDTANDELSQEVNALGLEDTAVNNAGHVATNETTIFSSDNGEDFFNNLPSPKADTPPSTAVSNFVVADNANGSEKIEDDDVEVEESSDPSFDDLVQRALVVGDYKGAVSQCISANKWADALVIAHVGSTSLWESTRDQYLKKNRSPYLKVVSAMVSNDLLSLVNTRPLKFWKETLALLCSFAQRDEWTMLCDTLASKLMGAGNTLAATLCYICAGNIDKTVEIWSRSLSDEHEGKSYVDLLQDLMEKTIVLALATGQKRFSASLCKLVEKYAEILASQGLLTTAMEYLKLLGSEELSTELVILKDRIALSTEPEKDLKTTAFENSQSQSGSFYAADNSNYNINYYQDSVSPQVPHGVSGVQYPASYPQQFDPRYGSGYGAPAPHQQPQQPNLFVPSQATQVPQPPQLNFSNTAVAPAPVRTFDPQTPPVLKNVELYQQPTLGSQLYNTNNNPPFQPTNPPYQPTPTNPPYQPTPPAPSQMNLGHGHNVPPQVLAPTSNPMGFMPIPSPAGVQRPGVGSIQPPSPPQPQSVQPAAAPAAPPPTVQTADTSKVPANQMPIVTTLTRLFNETSEALGGSRANPAKRREIEDNSKRLGGLFAKLNSGDISKNASDKLLQLCQALDNGDFGTALQIQVLLTTTEWDECQSWLGSLKRMIKTRQSVRLS